From the uncultured Methanobrevibacter sp. genome, one window contains:
- a CDS encoding DUF2085 domain-containing protein, with the protein MELPKLICHRIPERSFFIKGHQFPVCARCTGFYTGLIVFLVWNRFYIHNYDINTLIISMILMTPVAIDGLTQYFGPRESTNTLRFITGFIGGIGLIIFLRIIIRGILNVLLQMW; encoded by the coding sequence ATGGAACTGCCAAAATTAATTTGTCACAGAATACCTGAAAGAAGTTTTTTTATTAAAGGTCATCAGTTTCCAGTCTGTGCGAGATGTACCGGCTTTTATACTGGTTTAATTGTATTTTTAGTTTGGAATCGGTTTTATATTCACAATTATGACATTAACACATTGATAATATCAATGATTCTAATGACTCCAGTGGCAATTGATGGTTTAACACAATATTTCGGACCTAGAGAAAGTACAAATACACTGCGTTTCATCACAGGTTTTATTGGTGGAATTGGATTAATAATATTTTTAAGAATCATAATCAGAGGGATTTTAAATGTTTTGTTACAAATGTGGTGA
- a CDS encoding zinc ribbon domain-containing protein: MFCYKCGEDNPDEAKFCRNCGAPLKEEEVAKKVEVIETPTNYQQNNYQNRQQTTTTTTSSKSDGNSWIICCCLGIIVIFIISALFSRF; encoded by the coding sequence ATGTTTTGTTACAAATGTGGTGAAGACAACCCGGACGAAGCTAAATTTTGTAGAAATTGTGGAGCACCCTTAAAAGAAGAAGAAGTTGCAAAAAAAGTAGAAGTGATTGAAACTCCAACAAATTACCAGCAGAATAACTATCAGAACAGACAGCAGACTACAACAACCACTACTTCATCAAAAAGTGATGGCAATAGCTGGATTATATGCTGTTGTTTAGGTATAATTGTAATATTTATCATATCTGCATTATTCAGCAGATTCTAA
- a CDS encoding TMEM175 family protein, with amino-acid sequence MDDITSFLDDDSKIRNGKKAGKYNKLSFFDRFKRSLESDIDIDPGRLMGLTDGIFGMVMTLLVFGIGLPEFLITDYSDFISYIFSLRPTIGLTIVSFVLISSFWIYHHEFIKIKKLNIPYLWINILFLISISFIPFTTSLIGKYHYFFLSEVLFGLNIFLTIVFFLLMYYYAYQRDFLKNMPSHDERHYIYHTFYILMGFTVMVNLLDFNVSGNFVYLFLLMPVISTIRDIRYKMKL; translated from the coding sequence TTGGATGATATTACTTCTTTTCTTGATGACGATTCAAAAATTCGAAATGGGAAAAAAGCCGGAAAATATAATAAATTAAGCTTTTTTGACAGATTCAAAAGGAGTCTGGAAAGCGATATTGACATTGATCCTGGTCGGTTAATGGGTTTGACTGATGGTATTTTTGGAATGGTAATGACATTGCTTGTATTTGGTATCGGTCTTCCGGAATTTCTAATTACCGATTATTCTGATTTTATTTCTTATATCTTCTCATTAAGACCAACTATTGGCCTTACAATAGTAAGTTTTGTTTTAATCAGTTCATTTTGGATTTATCACCATGAATTTATAAAAATCAAAAAATTAAATATTCCATATCTGTGGATTAACATATTGTTTTTGATTAGTATTTCATTCATCCCCTTTACAACTTCATTAATTGGTAAGTATCATTATTTCTTCCTATCCGAAGTATTATTTGGTTTGAATATATTTTTAACAATTGTATTCTTTTTGTTAATGTATTATTATGCATATCAACGAGATTTTCTTAAAAACATGCCATCTCATGATGAAAGACATTATATTTATCATACCTTTTACATATTAATGGGTTTTACAGTCATGGTAAATCTCCTGGACTTTAATGTATCAGGTAATTTCGTATATTTGTTTTTACTGATGCCTGTGATTTCAACAATCAGAGATATAAGATATAAAATGAAATTATAG
- the purD gene encoding phosphoribosylamine--glycine ligase — MKVLVVGTGAREHAIADGLKDDVELYCYMSKINPGMSKIADFKQGDEGEVEKVAEYAVENDIDIAFIGPEAPLGKGIVDELQKNGIKCVGPTQSAARIETDKSFMRKLFEDYEIEGSLVYKVFDNSEDVSKFLDEFDRDVVVKPVGLTGGKGVKIVGDHLKDNEEAKEYSCEVIDNEMGGFAQVIIEERLIGEEFTIQAFCDGEHLAPMPAAQDHPHAFEGDVGAITGGMGSYSDVGGLLPFLSQDDYDKAVEIMQETIKAIAEEAEPYKGILYGQFMLTADGPKLIEYNARFGDPEAMNVLPLLKTPLVDVCQAIVDGNLDKVEFEDKASVCKYIVPDGYPETEYAGELIEVDEEAIEDMGAKVFYAAVSKEDDGIHLSGSRALGIVASGESIEDAEKIAEKACEFVKGNVYHRRDVGTTELVNKRVEHMKEILN; from the coding sequence ATGAAGGTTTTAGTTGTTGGAACTGGTGCCCGTGAACATGCTATTGCTGATGGTTTAAAGGATGATGTTGAATTATACTGTTATATGAGTAAAATCAATCCGGGAATGTCTAAAATAGCTGATTTTAAGCAAGGTGATGAAGGGGAAGTTGAAAAAGTTGCAGAATATGCTGTTGAAAATGATATTGACATAGCATTTATTGGTCCTGAAGCTCCTCTTGGAAAAGGAATCGTAGATGAACTTCAAAAAAATGGAATAAAATGTGTTGGACCAACCCAAAGTGCAGCAAGAATTGAAACTGACAAATCCTTTATGAGAAAACTCTTTGAAGACTATGAAATTGAAGGGTCACTTGTTTATAAGGTATTTGATAACTCTGAAGATGTTTCTAAATTTTTAGATGAATTTGACAGGGATGTTGTAGTAAAACCTGTTGGATTGACAGGAGGAAAAGGAGTTAAAATCGTCGGTGACCATTTAAAAGATAATGAAGAAGCAAAAGAATACTCCTGTGAAGTAATTGATAATGAAATGGGAGGATTTGCTCAAGTTATCATCGAAGAAAGATTAATTGGTGAAGAATTTACCATCCAGGCATTTTGTGACGGTGAACACTTGGCACCTATGCCTGCAGCTCAAGACCATCCTCATGCTTTTGAAGGTGATGTTGGTGCAATTACTGGTGGAATGGGTTCTTACTCTGATGTTGGAGGATTATTACCATTTTTAAGCCAAGATGATTATGATAAAGCTGTAGAAATCATGCAAGAAACTATTAAAGCTATTGCCGAAGAAGCAGAACCATACAAAGGAATTTTATATGGTCAGTTCATGCTGACAGCTGACGGACCTAAACTCATTGAATACAATGCAAGATTCGGAGATCCTGAAGCAATGAATGTTTTACCTCTGCTTAAAACTCCGTTGGTTGATGTGTGCCAAGCTATTGTTGACGGTAACTTAGATAAAGTGGAATTTGAAGACAAAGCAAGCGTATGTAAATATATTGTACCAGACGGATATCCTGAAACAGAATATGCCGGAGAACTCATTGAAGTGGATGAAGAAGCTATTGAAGATATGGGTGCAAAAGTATTTTATGCTGCTGTAAGCAAAGAAGACGATGGAATTCACCTGTCCGGTTCAAGGGCATTAGGTATTGTAGCCAGCGGTGAATCTATCGAAGATGCTGAAAAAATAGCTGAAAAAGCATGTGAGTTTGTTAAAGGTAATGTTTACCACAGAAGAGATGTCGGTACAACTGAACTTGTTAACAAACGTGTAGAACATATGAAAGAAATTTTAAACTAA
- the argF gene encoding ornithine carbamoyltransferase — protein sequence MDSLLSITDIKDDVKYILDLASKIKAGEIEDKPLKGKTLAMIFQKSSTRTRVSFDVGMYQLGGRAIFLSSNDLQMGRGEPISDTAKVLSRFVDGIMIRAIKHSDVEELAKHSDVPVINGLTDYEHPCQALADVLTIKEHLGDWEGKKICFVGDGNNVSNSLLLIAPLLGMDMSLACPKGYEPSEKIVKTAKEYAEENNTEIIITDDIGVALENVDAVFTDVWVSMGDEKETAQRKTDFAPFQVNQDLMSLANDGAIFLHCLPAVRGQEVTADVIDGPQSVVYDEAENRMHAQKAVLYYYMKD from the coding sequence ATGGATAGTTTATTGTCAATTACAGACATCAAAGATGATGTAAAATACATTTTAGATTTGGCTAGCAAAATAAAAGCGGGGGAAATTGAAGACAAACCTCTAAAAGGTAAAACATTAGCAATGATATTCCAAAAGTCATCAACAAGAACCAGAGTTTCATTTGATGTTGGAATGTATCAGTTAGGCGGAAGAGCAATCTTTTTATCTTCCAATGATTTGCAGATGGGTAGGGGAGAACCAATTTCAGATACCGCAAAGGTTTTAAGCCGGTTCGTTGATGGAATAATGATTCGTGCAATAAAACATTCAGATGTTGAAGAGCTGGCTAAACATTCTGATGTTCCTGTTATTAATGGTTTGACTGATTATGAACATCCTTGTCAGGCACTGGCTGACGTGCTGACAATCAAAGAACATTTAGGTGATTGGGAAGGTAAAAAAATCTGTTTTGTCGGTGATGGAAATAATGTATCCAATTCCCTTTTATTAATAGCTCCATTACTTGGTATGGACATGTCTCTTGCATGTCCTAAAGGATATGAACCTTCAGAAAAAATAGTAAAAACAGCTAAAGAATATGCAGAAGAAAACAATACCGAAATTATCATTACTGATGATATAGGTGTTGCATTAGAGAATGTCGATGCAGTATTTACAGATGTTTGGGTAAGTATGGGTGATGAAAAAGAAACTGCCCAAAGAAAAACTGATTTTGCACCATTCCAGGTTAATCAAGACTTAATGAGCTTGGCAAATGACGGAGCTATATTTCTGCACTGTTTACCTGCTGTAAGGGGTCAGGAAGTTACAGCAGATGTAATTGACGGACCTCAATCTGTAGTTTATGATGAGGCCGAAAACAGAATGCACGCCCAAAAAGCTGTTTTATATTATTATATGAAAGATTAG